The Candidatus Binatia bacterium genomic interval GCGCTGGGGCGATCGCGATCAGACGATCCGCCGCGAGAGCCTCGAGACGATCGCGCGCGAGAGCGCCGATCTCGCCGGAATGGTCAACGGCATGCTCACGCTGGCCAAGGCGGACCGCGGCGACGAGATTCCCAAGGAGCCGCTCTCGCTGGCCCAAATCGCGAGCGAGGTGGCTCAGAACTCCGCGTCGCGCGCCGCCGAGAAACGAATTGACCTGCGCTTCACGCACGACGGAACGCCGATCGTCTATGGCGACGCGCACCTCCTCCGCCAACTCATCGGGAACCTCGTGGATAACGCGTTGAAGTTCAGCGAAGGCGGCCGCGTCGTCGTTCGGGTCGGCCAGGGCGGAGCGTTCGCTTGGATCGAGGTCGAGGACAGCGGCCCAGGCATCCCGCCCGAGGAGGCCGACCACGTCTTCGAGCGCTTCTACCGCACCGATAAGGCCCGCTCGCGGATCGTTCCCGGCACCGGACTCGGGCTGGCGATCGTCCGTTCCATCGCCCGCGTCCACGGCGGCGAGGCGACGGCCGGCCGCGCTCCGGGCGGCGGGGCGCTTTTGCGCGTCGTCTTCCCCCTGATAGCGCCTCCGTTCACCGGTCTCTCATGATGGGGGCCGTCGGCCCCCGATACAATGGGGTCGTGTACGGGAAATTCGGGCGGGGAGCGACCGTGACGCTCTTCGCCTTGTTCTGTTGCCTCGCCATCGCGGCGCCTGCGCGCGCCGACGAGCAGGTGGACGTCGGCCCGAACCCGGTGCTCAACCTCAACGTCAACCGCGGCCAGGTCAAGATTACGACCTGGGACCGTCCGCAGGTGCTGATCACCTCCGAGAACGCCGTGGACGTCAAGCACCTCGCTCCCGGCGTCGTCGATCCCGAGATCCCCAAGCAGATGCAGATGCAGTCGCATCGCATCGTCACGGAGCACGGCCCGGTCGTCCTGCCGGCGGAGTCGTTCGTGCTTCCCGACCTTCCGGGAACGCAGCACGACGCCGTCATCGCGCGGGGCAACGGGAACATGACGGTCACGATCCCGCGCGGCACGGCGCTCGTTATCGCGCATCAGCGCGCCGGCCACTTGACGCTCGAGAACTACCACGGCGTCTTCATCACGCACGTGCGATCGGCCGGCCTCTCGCTCAACGGCGTCGGCGGAACGGGATTCGTCGAGTCGCTCCGCGGCCGCGTCGTCGCGACGAACTCCAACTTCGATCGCCTGCGCGCGCGCACGGCGACCGGCGAGATGCTCTTCGAGGGCTGCACCTCGCATCAGATTCAGGCGACGAGCTCGTACGGCTCGATCGTCTACGACAACGGAAACTTTCAGCCGGGGCTCGCGCGCTTCGAATCGGAGCACGGTAACGTCGCGCTCGGCGTTCGCGGCAACGCGCAGATCGGCGCGCATAGCGGCGCCGGACACGTCGTCTCGAGCTTCGACGACGACGCGCACGTCCGCGGCGACCCGACGACGGAGCAGGCGACGCTCGGCAGCGGCGGACCCGTCGTGACGGCGACCTCAAAGAACGGTTCGGTCTATCTCTATAGCGGATCCATGAGCGATCACCCGCACGTGCGCCAGGAACTCAGCGGAAGCACCGCGCTTCCGATGCGGCTGCAGAACGCGCCGCCCCCGCCGCCCGCTCGGGCGCCGGTCAGCCGGCCGCCGCCGTAACCTCGGTCTCGATATCGAGCAGCAATCCGTCGTGCGCGGCGATCGCCCGCACCCCTAACTCGTCTTCCAGTTCCTGTGCCAGGCGGGGCGGATCGGCCTCGAGCATCTTCGTGCCGAAGTGCTGAAAGACGACGACCTTCGGCCGAACCTCGGCGACGACGCGACGCGCGTCGGCCCAGGTGAGGTGATCCACGTTCATCGCGTCGTGGAAGCGCAAGACGTTGACGATGAAGACGTCGGGGCGGTGACGGGCGTAGTCGGCGGCGAGGCCGTCGAAGTAGCGTCCGCAGGGAAGATAACTGACGCGCAGATCGCGGTGCACGAAGTGTAGACCGTGCGTCTCGACGGCGTGCGCGTGGCGCAGCGACGTAAACATCTCGACCTCGCCGATCGCGTAGGGGCCGCTGCTCGGCTCGAGCCGCTCGACGCGCTCGGCGAAGCGGCGCGCGTACGGCAGAACGACCGGGGCGTCGTCGAACGCGTCGGCGGGCGCCATCACGGCGCCGCGACGGCGAAAGCCGCCCGAGGTCATCGCCTCGATCAGCACGTTGACGTCGGCGGAGTGATCGAGATGCTTGTGCGAGAGGACGATCGCGTCGAGCTCGCGCGGGTTGCAGGGGGGCACGTGCGAGAGCGCGCGGACGAGCGCGCCGGGGCCGGGATCGACGTGAATCTGCGTCTCACCGAATCGCATCCACATTCCGCCCGAAGCGCGCAGTTGGCGCGCGACGACGAAGCGAGCGCCACCGCTGCCGAGAAAGAGAATCGAGGCGTTCATCCCAGCACGGGCAGCACGGCGAACTCGCCGTCGAGCAGCGGCGCCGACGGACGGCCGAGCCAGCGCTCGAGCACCGTCGCATAGACGCTGCGGAAATCGACCGCGTAGCGCAGGTTGCCCATATTCGCGTTGCCGAGATCGGGCGCGGAGCCGTAGAGGCCGCCCTTGACGCCGCCGCCGATCATGAAGAGCGGCGAGGCCTCGCCGTGATCGGTCCCGCGGCTCCCGTTCTCCTCGATGCGCCGGCCGAACTCGCTGAAGGTCAGCGTCAAGACGCGGCGATCGTTGCCGTGCTCGGCGAGGTCGGCGTAGAAAGCGGCCATCGCGTTGGAGAACTGCTGCAGCAGCAGATTCTGGGTCGTCTTCTGGCCGACGTGCGTGTCGAACGATCCGTGCTCTACGTAAATCACCTTCGTTCCCAAGTTGCTCCCTACGATCTGCGCGGCGAGGGCGAGGCTCCGCCCAAGCGGCGTTGCCGGATACGATGCTTTCGTCGTATAGCCGCCGATCAACTTGGGCAGCTCCTCCGAGCTTTTCTGCGCGTCGCTCTCGATCTCCATGACGTGCGCCAGATAGGGGGAGGCGAACGGCAGCGTGCGGTCCTGCGCTTCGCGCGAGAAGGCGTTGCGCGCGCGCGGATTGTTGTCGGCCATCAACGAATACTCGTTGACGCCGGGGATCGCCGGAATATCGGTGCGCGTGGAGACGAGCGCTTCCGGCAGCACCTTCGAGATCGCGACGCCCTTGAAAAGTTTCGACTTCGGAAACGCCGCATCGTCAAAGTAGCGGCCGAGCCAGCCGGTGTGCTCGTAGCGCTCGGGCGCTGCCGTCTGCCAGATCTCGGTCGAACGGAAGTGCGAATGGTCGGGGTTCGGATAGCCGACGTTCTGGACGATCGCGACCTGCCCGGCGTCGTACATGCTCTTGAAGGAGCGCATCGTCGCATTGAGGCCGATGTGTCCGTCTATCGGGAGCACGTCCTCGGGCGCGATTGCAAGTCCCGGGCGCAGCTGATAGTACCGCGGATCGCCGTGCGGCACGACGCAGTTCAGGCCGTCGTTGCCGCCGTAGAGGTTGACGAGCACGAGACAGCGGTCGCTCCCGCCCGGCAGCCCCGGAAGCGGCGCCGCTGCGAGCGCACGCGCGAAGACGTGCTCGGTGTCGGCGACGACCGCCAACCCCGAGAGCGTCCCGAGCAAAAAGTTGCTTCGTTTCATTCGTTCGGTTTCATTAATTCAATTGATACGCCGGCGTGGCCATCGCGAGATAGACCGCGCCGCTGACGCGTTGGTCGTAGTTCTCCGGCGAGAGCATCGCAAGCGCGGCGCTACCGTTTCCGCTCAAGTAGCCGTCGAGCTCGTAGAGAGAGGCGGGCGCGATGTCGTTCTGCAGGATCGTCGTTGCGATCACCGCGGCCGCGCTCTTCGGATCGACCGGGAGTCCGTGCAGCCACGAGGAGGCGTCGAGCGTCTGCGAGCCGAGCAGCCGCGTGAGGAAGTTCTGGCGCGCGATCATCGTGCCGCTCGTCAGCCAGTTCTTGCCGCCCGGCCAACCGGCGACGCTCGGCGGAAAGTAGAGCCGCTGCCCCATCTGCGCGAGCGCCGGCAGCGCGCTTTGGTCCATCGCCGTCAAGCCCAGCGTCTTGTAGGTGCCGATGACGAACTCGACCGGGCTCTTCACGAGCGCGCGATAGGCGCGGTCGCTATAGAAGACGTTGCTGCTTAGAATCGCGGAGACGACCGGCGTCAACTCGAAGTCGTGGCGGCGCAGGAGCGCCGCGACCTCCTCGACGAGCTGCGGCTCGGGATCGTCGTAGACGAACAGACCGAGCAGGCTCGCCGCGAAGAAGCGCGCGCACTGCGCTTGTTCGAAGATGATCCGCACGATATCGTCGCCGTCGAAGTCGCCGCTCTGGCCGAGGAAGGTCTTCTTTCCGTAATCGTGACGGGCCGGATCGAACGTGACGGTATCGGTGCGCCGGTCGACGCGCCAGCCGGTCCATGCGCGCGCCGATTCGCGCACGTCGTTCTCGGTGTAGTTGTCGACGCCGAGCGTGAAGAGCTCCATCAGCTCGCGGGCGTAGTTTTCGTTGGGATGCGCCGCGACGTTCTGCGCCCCGTTGAGGTAGATGAGCATCGCCGCGTCTTTCGAGACGCTGCGCGTCAGCTCGCGGAGATTGCCGAGGGCGTATCGCCGGAAGAGCGCGTTCTGGTTGTAGGTGATCCATGGATAGAGCGGCGTCGCGCGCGAGGTGAAGTGACCGTGAAAGTAAAGCGTCATCTTCTCTTGGAGCGGCGCGGGCGTCGCGAGCATCCGGTTCAGCCACCAGAGCTGCAGTTCCGCGATGCGGCGCAACGGCCGCCCGCTCTCGCCGAGCACGTCCGGCGGCGCAATCGCATCGGTCCGTGGAAGAACGACGAGCGCCGCGGCCGCATCGGTGCCGCGCATCGCGGCATACCGCCGAACCTCATCGGGCGTTCCGCCGAAGCCCGCGCGCCGCAGCAAATGCGCCGCCGCGCGTTCGCCTAACCGTTCACGATAAGGCTGCAACGCCGTCGCGAGATCCGGGCGGCCCTGCGGACGGAGGATGCCGCCGACGTCGACCTGAGCCTGCGCGGCCATGGTAGCCGTAGCCTACGCGGCGGCCGCCGAGCCGACCTCGCCATTTCACGAGGTCTAACCGGGCTCTAAGCACGGCGCGCCGAAGGCGGCGGCGATGGCGGTATTGGAGTCTCGTCTCGATCGGCGTTCGCCGGCCTTTGAAGAGAACGCCCGGCGAATGGAGCGGTTGGTCGCGGAGCTTCGCGAACGGCTCGTCGCGGTGCGAGCGGGCGGCGGACCCGACGCGGTCGAGAAGCACCGCAAGCGTCAGAAATTAACCGCGCGCGAGCGGATCGAACGGCTGATCGACCCCGGTTCGGATTTTCTCGAACTCTCGCCGTTGGCGGCGTTCGAGATGTACGAGAACGGCTCGCCGGCCGCCGGCATCGTGACCGGCGTCGGCATCGTCGAAGGCCAGCACTGCGTCATCGTCGCCAACGACGCGACCGTCAAAGGCGGCACGTACTACCCGATGACGGTCAAGAAGCATCTGCGCGCGCAGGAGATCGCCGAGCAGAACCACTTGCCCT includes:
- a CDS encoding MBL fold metallo-hydrolase, giving the protein MNASILFLGSGGARFVVARQLRASGGMWMRFGETQIHVDPGPGALVRALSHVPPCNPRELDAIVLSHKHLDHSADVNVLIEAMTSGGFRRRGAVMAPADAFDDAPVVLPYARRFAERVERLEPSSGPYAIGEVEMFTSLRHAHAVETHGLHFVHRDLRVSYLPCGRYFDGLAADYARHRPDVFIVNVLRFHDAMNVDHLTWADARRVVAEVRPKVVVFQHFGTKMLEADPPRLAQELEDELGVRAIAAHDGLLLDIETEVTAAAG
- a CDS encoding DUF1501 domain-containing protein; its protein translation is MKRSNFLLGTLSGLAVVADTEHVFARALAAAPLPGLPGGSDRCLVLVNLYGGNDGLNCVVPHGDPRYYQLRPGLAIAPEDVLPIDGHIGLNATMRSFKSMYDAGQVAIVQNVGYPNPDHSHFRSTEIWQTAAPERYEHTGWLGRYFDDAAFPKSKLFKGVAISKVLPEALVSTRTDIPAIPGVNEYSLMADNNPRARNAFSREAQDRTLPFASPYLAHVMEIESDAQKSSEELPKLIGGYTTKASYPATPLGRSLALAAQIVGSNLGTKVIYVEHGSFDTHVGQKTTQNLLLQQFSNAMAAFYADLAEHGNDRRVLTLTFSEFGRRIEENGSRGTDHGEASPLFMIGGGVKGGLYGSAPDLGNANMGNLRYAVDFRSVYATVLERWLGRPSAPLLDGEFAVLPVLG
- a CDS encoding DUF1800 domain-containing protein; this encodes MAAQAQVDVGGILRPQGRPDLATALQPYRERLGERAAAHLLRRAGFGGTPDEVRRYAAMRGTDAAAALVVLPRTDAIAPPDVLGESGRPLRRIAELQLWWLNRMLATPAPLQEKMTLYFHGHFTSRATPLYPWITYNQNALFRRYALGNLRELTRSVSKDAAMLIYLNGAQNVAAHPNENYARELMELFTLGVDNYTENDVRESARAWTGWRVDRRTDTVTFDPARHDYGKKTFLGQSGDFDGDDIVRIIFEQAQCARFFAASLLGLFVYDDPEPQLVEEVAALLRRHDFELTPVVSAILSSNVFYSDRAYRALVKSPVEFVIGTYKTLGLTAMDQSALPALAQMGQRLYFPPSVAGWPGGKNWLTSGTMIARQNFLTRLLGSQTLDASSWLHGLPVDPKSAAAVIATTILQNDIAPASLYELDGYLSGNGSAALAMLSPENYDQRVSGAVYLAMATPAYQLN